The DNA segment GGAGCCTAAACGGTTGGCGCCATGCAGGCCATTTGACGCGCATTCACCCACGGCAAACAGACCTGGCATACGGGTTGCGCCCATGCCATCTGTTTCGATACCGCCCATGGTGTAGTGAACGACCGGACGAACCGGGATCGGTTCTTTGACCGGATCAACACCCATATAGGCACGCGACAGTTCACAAATAAATGGCAGACGTTCCAGCAGTTTTTTCTCGCCCAGGTGGCGCAGATCCAGATGCACGATATCACCGAACGGTGATTCTATCGTGCGACCTTTTTGTTGCTCCTGCCAGAAGGCTTGCGACAAGCGATCGCGTGGACCTAATTCCATGTATTTGTTTTTGGTTTCACCGACTGGGATTTCCGGGCCGAGACCATAATCTTGCAGATAACGGTAACCGTCTTTGTTCAGCAGAATGCCACCCTCACCACGGCAGCCTTCGGTCATCAGAATACCTGAGCCGGGTAGGCCGGTTGGGTGATACTGAACGAATTCCATATCGCGCAGTGGCACACCATGACGGTAAGCCAGTGCCATACCATCACCGGTAACGATGCCACCATTGGTGTTGAAGCGATAAACGCGGCTGCCACCACCGGTGGCAATAATTACGGATTTCGCCTGAATAATGCGGGTGACACCATTTTGAATATCAAAACAGACCACACCTTGCGGGCGACCATCATGTACTAACAAATCGAGTACGAAATGTTCATCAAAGCGTTTAATAGACGGGTATTTAATCGAGGTTTGGAACAGGGTATGCAGAATATGGAAGCCGGTTTTATCGGCAGCAAACCAGGTTCTCGGAATTTTCATGCCGCCAAATGGGCGAACGTTAACTTTGCCGTCTTCTTTTCTGCTCCAAGGGCAGCCCCAATGTTCCAGCTGAGTCAGTTCTTTTGGCGCATTTTCAACAAAATACTCAACGACATCCTGTTCACATAACCAGTCGCCACCAGAAACGGTGTCATGGAAATGATTGTCGAGACTATCATCTTCACGAACGACCCCTGCTGCACCACCCTCGGCAGCCACCGTATGGCTACGCATTGGATAAACTTTCGATATCAGTGCTATTTCCAGCTCGGGATGTTTTTCTGCAATGGCAATCGCAGCTCGTAATCCACCGCCTCCTGCTCCGACAATCGCGACATCGGTCTTGATAATGTCCACTTAGGCCTCCTCTGGCTCATAAATCCAAGCGTTTGTTATGCGACTCTTTGATGGTCTATTAACAATAGACTCAATCTGTACAACCATCTTCTGCTTATTTGTTGATATACCCTTCGTACTTGAAATTGCAGCGTCGTTGACGGCGTTCACTCACCCCAATCACATAGTCAATCTATGTGATTGGAGATTCACTCACTTGTCGCCTTGCTGCAACGCCAATTACTTTGGCTATAAACGCATGAACAGAAATAGTTAATTTCTGACGTGTTAAAAAATTGTAGCGAAAGCAAACACGTAAAAATGAGAATCAGCTCTCTTTTATCCGGATGGTCATCCTGACACGCGCGATATTTTGCCAGAAATGACCTGACAAGATCTTGTTTCTCATCAAAGCGTTGCGATTATAGAAGAACTTGAGGTATTTCAGAGGGAGCAGCAGACCTGATTTTCAGGTCTGCTGTGACAGAACTTGATTACACAGAAGTGTTATTCAGTTGTGCAAATATTTCACCTAAACGGGTTGTTGTTTCTGGTTGCAGATGTTCAGCAAATTCCAGCATGTTCGGCGGGAACAAACAAACCACGGTACTGCCCAGTTTAAATAACCCCATCTCTTCACCCTTTTTCAGCGTGATCGGGGTATTGCCGTGGAAGTCCCATCGTTTCACCAGTTTTCCGGCTGGTGGTGTAACGGTGCCGGCCCAGGCCGTTTCAATGCTGGCTACGATGGTTGCTCCGACGAGCACCAACGCCATCGGGCCATAAGCGGTTTTGAAGACGCACGCTACGCGTTCATTACGGGCAAACAGATTCGGGACGTTTTGCGCAGTCAGTGGATTCACCGAAAACAGATCGCCGGGGATATACACCATGCTCTGCAATTCACCATCCAGCGGCATATGAATACGATGATAGTCGCGGGGTGACAGATAGATAGTGGCAAATTTGCCGTTCTGAAACTGATCCGATAAATCGTTATCACCGCCCAATAATTCACGGGCACTGAAATCGTGACGTTTAGCCTGAATAATACGACCGTACTGAATGTCGCCCAGCTGACTGATACAACCATCGACAGGCAGTGCAACCGCATCCGGTTCTGCCACGATAGGGCGCAAACCGTCTTTCAATTTGCGGGTAAAAAAGGCATTGAAGGTTTTGTAATGCGCTGGATCTTCAAACTCGGCTTCGCTCATATTGATATTAAAACGTTTGATAAACGCCTTAATCAGCCAAGTTGTCACGGCACCGGCTTCTGCAGCTGCCAGATAACCGACCAGTCGGGACACCGCATGTTTTGGTAACAGATATTGGGCTGCTATTTTCAGCACATCCAGCAATTTCATGGTGAACCTCAAACAAATCAATAATAAATAAAGGGCGCGAATTCTACGCCACTTCATCCCTAGAGTGAAAATTATTCGCGGCTGACATGCCGCATATTGCGCGCATCCTGCATCGATTCCAGAATTCGGTGATAGTTTTGATAGCGTTCAGCAGCGATTTTACCTTCTTCCACTGCAGCTCGGATCAAACAACCCGGATCTGTACCATGTTTACAGTCACGGAATTTACAGCCGCCCAAATAATCGCGGAATTCTTTAAAACACCATGTCACGCGATCATTTTCCAGATGCCACAACGAAAATTCGCGGATACCTGGTGAGTCAATCAACATACCGCCATTGGCGAAATGATAGAGACGGGCAGTCGTGGTGGTGTGTTGACCCAAACCCGATTGATCGGATATTTCACCGGTAATCGCTTTTGCATGCGGATCTAACGCATTGATCAGCGATGATTTACCGACCCCGGATTGCCCAACAAACACACTGATTTTATCTTTCAACTGGGCTTGTAGTTCATCCAGCCCGTGTTCCGTTTCACAACTGACATTCAGCAGCGGATAACCGAGGTTACGATAAATATCTAACTGTTTTTCCAGTTTTGCGCGTGAGGCATCATCCAGCAGATCGATTTTATTCAGCACGAGCAGGGGTTGGATCTCAACGTGCTCGGCGGCTACCAGATAACGATCGACAATATTGGTTGAAAACTCGGGCAACACGGCAGAGACAATCACAATTTGATCGATATTGGCAGCGACCGGTTTAATACCATCGTAAAAATCAGGGCGGGTTAGTACCGACTGGCGAGGATGCACCGCTTCAACGATACCGCTGATCCCTTGCAATGCTTCACTACCGGCACGCCAAACTACGCGGTCGCCGGTGACCAGACTGCCTAAGGTGCGACGCATATTACAGCGATGAATTTCACCGTTGCTGTCTTCAATATCGGCGTGTTTTCCGAACCGGCTGATCACCAGCCCTTCCAGCGGTGGGCCTAACAGGCTGTCATCAATATCCGCTTGTGGTTTTTGCAAACGTTTTTGGTGATTCGCACTGACCCGGCGTTGCTGGCCATGACTGAGTTTTGGTTTTTTCGCCACAGTGTCAATTTCGCAATAATAGAGAAAGTCGCTATGATACACCTGATTACTGATTTTCCCGATAACAAGGACATACGATGAGCCAAAATGAACAGAATCTGATCTGGTTAGACATGGAAATGACCGGTCTGGAACCAGAAACTGACCGTATTCTGGAAATAGCTATGATTGTTACGGATAAAGAGTTGAATATCTTGGCGGAAGGGCCAGTACTGGCGATCCACCAGTCGGATGAAGTTTTAGCGGGCATGGATGAGTGGAATACCCGTACGCATGGTGAATCAGGCCTGGTGGCTCGTGTTCGTGCCAGTGAATATGACGAAGCGAAAGCGATCGCGGTGTGCCTCGAGTTTATGAAAGAGTGGGTACCAGAGCGTCAATCGCCAATGTGTGGTAACAGTATTGGTCAGGATCGCCGCTTCATGGTGAAATATATGCCGGAGTTGGAGCGTTATTTCCATTACCGTAATATTGATGTCAGCACAGTGAAAGAGTTGGTGCGTCGCTGGAAACCAGAAATTCTTGATCAATTGACTAAAACTGGTAGTCATCAAGCATTAGACGACATCCGTGAATCGATTGCGGAAATGCAGTTCTATCGTGAGCGAGTGTTTACTATTTAAACGCGTTGAACGCGAAATGTGCATTTAGTAGTGGTTTTTCAAAAAGCTCTTGCATTTGAGGTCTTCCCCCCTATAATGCGGGCCCTGTGCAAGAGCACTGATTGCGGGAATAGCTCAGTTGGTAGAGCATAACCTTGCCAAGGTTAGGGTCGCGAGTTCGAGTCTCGTTTCCCGCTCCAAATCAGTTTCTTACACAATTGCGACGCGGGAATAGCTCAGTTGGTAGAGCATAACCTTGCCAAGGTTAGGGTCGCGAGTTCGAGTCTCGTTTCCCGCTCCAATTTTTCAAAATGATTTAGATGTTATGCGGGAATAGCTCAGTTGGTAGAGCATAACCTTGCCAAGGTTAGGGTCGCGAGTTCGAGTCTCGTTTCCCGCTCCAATATCTAATCAGTTCAATACCATGCGACGCGGGAATAGCTCAGTTGGTAGAGCATAACCTTGCCAAGGTTAGGGTCGCGAGTTCGAGTCTCGTTTCCCGCTCCAAATTCAAATATAATCAAACTACTCAATATAACTAAGCATAAAGCATTAGGATAAAAGTATGTTTGATGTCTCCAAAAATCCCATCAATATTAAACCTCCATCAGCAGGTAAACCGGTCTTTTTTGTGGCTGTGGCTGCCATTGTTGCTTTTATATTATTCAGCTCATATTTTACGGTGGATCAAGGCGAACGCGGTATTGTTTTACGTTTTGGTGCCTTTCAGCGTATAGCTGAGCCGGGCCTCAACTTCAAAATCCCATTACTTGAATCAACACATACGATTAGTTTGCAGACGCAGGTGTCGCATTTCCAGTTACCTGCTTACTCGCGTGATCAGCAACCAGCTACTCTCGATGTCTCAATTAACTGGCATGCACAAGAGTCAGAATTACAGAAGATCTATTCGGAATTTGGTTCTTTGTCATCGTTAGAAGCCAGAATTATTCAACCTCGTTTACCACAAGCAGTGAAAACGGTATTTGGTAGTTATGTCGCGGCCAGTTCAATTCAAAACCGGGCTAAATTAAATGCGGACATCTATGATTCCGTATCTAAAGTGTTGCAAGGCCCGATTCTAATTGAGAGTGTGCAGTTAGATAACATCGACTTTTCTGAGGCTTATGAGCAATCAGTGGAACAGCGGATGTTGGCAGAAGTGGAAGTTGCCAAGCTGCAACAAAATGCATTACGTGAAAAAGTGCAGGCGGAAATTACCGTGACGCAGGCAAAAGCACAGGCTGAAAGTGTCAAAGCACATGCTGCCGCAGAAGCAGATGCAACCCGTATGAAGGGTGAGGCGGAAGCCGCTGCGATTAAGGCGAAAGGGGACGCTTTACGTCAGAATCCGAATTTGGTTGAATTGATCAAAGCGGAACGGTGGAATGGCACTTTACCGCAAACGATGTTACCGAACAGCGCGGTGCCATTTATTGATGTAAAAAATAAACTAGCTAGTGAATAATCAGTAACTTTCACAAATTAAAAGCCTCGTCTGAACAACGAGGCTTTTTTATGGGTTAAATTTGGCTTTCTGCAAATAATGCTGCGCCAATAATCCCAGCTTGGTTCAGACTACGGGCTGGTAGTATTAATGCTTTGGTGTGCAGGTAAGGCTGGAATTGCGTCATATGTTCCGCAATGCCGCCGCCAATGATGAATCGATCGGGATTAAAGACAAACTCCAAATGATTCAGATATTCATTGAAACGGGTTCCCCATTCTTGCCAGCTTAAATTTAGCTTGATCCGCACGGATTCCGCGCAATAGCGCTCAGCAATGCTGTCGCCAAAACGCACATGGCCTAATTCGGTATTCGGATGTAGCCGACCATTCACAAATACTGCCGAGCCAATCCCTGTGCCGATTGTCAGCAAGATGATGACACCTCGATTATTTTGACCGGCACCAAAACGCATTTCAGCCATACCGGCGGCATCGGCATCATTTACTACGAAACAAGGCTGGCCAGTTACCTGTGAAAACAGAGTTTGTGCATCAGTGTTGATCCAGCTCGGATCGATATTACTGGCACTGTAAGCGATGCCATGATGTACGGTGGCGGGAAAACCGCAGCCAATTGGCCCAGACCACGCGAATTCAGTCACTAACTGCGACAGGCTTTCAGCAATGTTTTGTGGGGTAGCTGGTTTGGGGGTCGGGGTACGTTTATGTTCGCTGACGAGTTCGCCGGTTTGTGTTTCGATAATGGCTGCTTTTATGCCAGTACCACCGATATCAACACCTAAAATACGCATACATCACCTTTAAGCATGTTCTGGTAAGCCTTTATGAATACAGCGGATCAACCGTGCACGTTTTTTGTTATCAGCTATTTGTTTCGTTTGCAGTTGTTGTAACGCCCAGTCGATATGTTCCTGTACCAGTTCGGTAGTTTCGCCCTGTTTTGCTTGTAGTGCCTGAATGACCTCGTCTGACACTGGGCCATTACCCAGCGCAACCGCAATATTACGTTGCCATTTTTCAAAACCTATACGGCGGATAGGGCTGCCCTCGGTAGTTTTGAGAAAGGTTTTTTCATCCCATGACCACAGTGTCAGCAGTTTTGGTGTGTGTAACTCGTGACGTGGAGAAAAGTCGTGCTCTGCAGAGGTAACAGCATAACGATTCCACGGGCAAATCAATTGGCAATCATCACAACCATAAATACGATTACCAATCAGTGAGCGAAATTCTTCCGGGATCGGGCCATCCAACTCGATGGTCAGATAAGAGATACAACGGCGGGCATCCAACTGATAAGGCGCGACAATCGCACCTGTTGGGCAGATCTGTAGGCAAGCACTGCAGCTTCCGCAAGAAGGCTGCGTTGGCTCATCGACTGGTAAGGCTAAATCAATCAATAATTCGCCGAGAAAGAAAAAAGATCCAGCTTGTTGGTTAATGAGCAGGGTGTGTTTTCCTGTCCAGCCTAAGCCTGCCTTATCAGCCAGCGGGCGCTCCATGATGGGGGCAGAATCGACAAACGGTCGAAATTGCAGATCACTTGTGGCGTGTTGAATGCGTTCGCCGAGTTGTTTTAAGCGATTGCGTAAGACTTTGTGGTAGTCGCGGCCGAGTGCGTAACGGCTGATATAGCCTTGTGTTGGGTTATCCAGCACTTCGGCAATTTTCGCCAACGGGGGCAGATAGTTCATGCGCGCAGACACTACGGAACGAGTACCCGGTTGTAGCTCGGCGGGGCGGGCTCGCATTAAACCATAGCGCGCCATGTATTCCATTTCACCGTGATAATTCTGCGCTAACCAGCTTTCCAATTGTGGCTCTTCACTGGTTAAATCGCAGTCTGTGATCCCGACCTGATCAAAGCCTAGCTCTTGCCCCCATTGCTTGATATCGTGAGCTAACTTTTGCAAATCGAGTGTGGTCGTCATGAATCACAGCGCACCGGTTATCATCAAAGTACGCGAGAGTTTACCACAGTACAGTTGGCGCACCGAACAGATCCGCTTGATGGAACAACAGCTGATTGCGGCGCAACATATCTCTATTTATCAGCTGATGTTACGTGCGGGGGAAGCGTTATTTCTTACGTTGCAACACTGCTGGCCGAAAGCCCGTCATCTCTGGATTTTTTGTGGGAAGGGCAATAACGGCGGTGATGGGTATGTGTTGGCGCGTTTGGCAAAACAAGCCGGGTATAGCGTACAGGTTGCCGCTATTGACGAACCTTCTCCTGGTATTCCGGCGGAACAAGCCCGACATGATTGGCTGAAAGCCGGTGGTTCTTGTGGCTCGTTACAATCATTGCATGGCCAGCCCGATGTCATCATTGATGCCCTGTTGGGGATCGGCCCGTCTACGACACTGCGTGGTGATCTATTAGCGTGGATCCAGTTTATCAATCGACAAACATCACCGGTGCTGGCTGTTGATATCCCTAGCGGTTTACATGCAGATACTGGTATGCCACTGGGTGGTGCGGTACATGCTACGACTACGCTAACGTTGGTCGGTTTGAAGCCGGGTTTGCTGACTGGCATGGCGGCTGATTTCACGGGTGAGCTTTATTTCTCTGACTTAAAAGATAGCCATAGCCAATGTTGCGATACGGCTGGCGTTCGTTTGCTTGATTACAGCGCGGTATTACCGTTATTACCATTACGGGCCCGTACGGCGCACAAAGGTAATAACGGTAAAGTGTTATTGGCGGGTGGTGGCTTAGGCATGCCTGGTGCGATCCGTTTAGCCGGTGAAGCAGCCTTACGGGCTGGTGCGGGCTTAGTGCGGGTATTTTGTCATCCTGATAATCAATTGTTGGTCTTTTCCGGGCGACCTGAGCTGATGTTATGTCAGCGTCTTACCGCTGACGCGCTGGAATGGCCTGATGTGTTAGTGGCAGGCCCCGGGCTTGGTGTCGATGAATGGAGCCAGCAGCAGTGGGAAAAGCTCATCTCGTTTCAAGGCCGTATGGTGCTGGATGCTGACGGGTTAAACTGGCTGGCGCAATATCCGCAATCCAGAGCAAACTGGGTGTTAACGCCGCACCCAGGTGAAGCTGCCCGTTTATTACATTCTACGGTTGCCGATATTCAAGCTGATCGTTTTGCGGCTATTCAGGAATTACACCATCGCTATGGTGGCGTGGTACTATTAAAAGGATCAGGCACGCTGATCTTTGACGGCAAACAAATGGCGATTTGCACAGAAGGTAACCCAGGTATGGCCAGCGGTGGCATGGGCGATATACTTTCTGGCATTATAGCGGCCCTTTTAGCGCAAGGGCTGACGTTATTCGATGCAGCTTGTTGCGGCGCACTGCTTCATGGCAAAGCGGCAAATGAAATTGCCAGCGAACAGGGTGAGCGCGGTATGCTGGCTTCAGATTTATTCTTCTGGTTACAAAAACTGGTCAATCCTCAAAGGTATCAACATGGGAAAAACGCTGATACGAACACTCGCTGACAGTGATGCTACTGTCGCGTTAGGTGCAGAGCTTGCTCAGGCATGTCATCAATCTGCCACCATTTTTTTGCATGGTGATCTTGGTGCGGGTAAAACAACCTTATCGCGTGGTTTCGTGCTCGCGTTAGGTCATCAGGGCAAAGTAAAAAGCCCAACCTATACGCTGGTTGAAGCGTATGAGTTGCCAAAATGGCAGGTTTATCATTTTGATTTGTATCGTTTAGCTGATCCAGAAGAGCTTGAGTTTATGGGGATCCGCGATTATTTTGCCCCCGACTGTTTATGTTTGATTGAATGGCCGGAAAAAGGCATGGGCTGGTTACCCAACCCGGATCTTGAAATTACGTTGCATTATGAACATGGCGCCAGACGAGCAGAAATTACCGCCCGTTCGGACATCGGTGAAATTATTATTGCCAGACTGAATCCATCGTGAAAATCAGAATTTTTCTTATTTTATTAGCTGTATTGGCGTGGCCTGCAGCGGCAAATCAGATCAAACAATTACGAATCTCACCAACAAAAGCGATGGTGCGGATGGTGTTTGATCTGGATAGTCAGCCCAATTACAGTTTTACCATTGATACCGGTAAAAATAGCCTGATCATCGATTTTCAGGATATTACAGGAACGCCATTTCCGGTTCCCCGTACCGCGGGTTGTGAAGGTTTCTTGCGTAGTATTCGCCGTAACAGCCTGCCAGGAAATGTGGTGCAGGTGGAATTTGCATTGGCTAATGGCGTAAAACCACAAATTTTCTCATTAGCACCACAAGCGAACTACCATCATCATCGTCTGGTTATTGATATCAAACCGGGCACTTTGATTGCTAAAAACGGGGTATCAGGTAATAACGCTGGCTCGTCTGTGTCGGCTCCCGATATTGCACCAGCCAAGACAAAAGATGTGCCGTCAGTTGCAGTGGTATCTCGTAATGAAGTCTCATCGCCTGTTGTAACGGTCAAAACAGAAACCACCAGAACACCAGTCGCTGCGTCCAAAACTGCGGTATTACAAGCGCAACCGCCTACAGCCAAAATAGATAAGGCAGTAGCGGGGCGCGTCATACAGCTGAGCGATCTGATTTCAAAAGAGGAATTAGCCGCGCCAGATTCATCATCTGCTGCTGATGAGCCGGATAATTCGCCGGATACCAGTAAAGCGGTGTTTCCGAGTAGCGGTGGTCCGTTTATTGTGGCAATTGATGCGGGGCATGGCGGTAAAGATCCAGGAGCCATTGGCCCCGGGCACACCTATGAAAAAACGGTGACGTTGGGTATTGCCCGTAAATTGGAAAGTCTCATCAACAACCAGCCTGGGATGCATGCGATCATGACGCGTTCGCGTGATAACTTTGTGGAATTAGATGAACGTTCTGCAATTGCCCGTCGCAAAAATGCCCGCTTGTTGATCTCTATTCACGCCGATAGTGGCCCAAGTAATACGGTCAGAGGCGCATCGGTTTGGATCTTATCGGCAAAACGTGTTGATAAAGAGATGGATAAGTTGCTGGATCAGCAAAGCAAACACACCGAGTTACTTGGTGGAGCTGGTAAAGTGATTGCCGAAACAGAGCCTAATCCGTATCTGGCACAAACCATTCTTGATCTTTCTTGGGATAATTCCCGCAGTGAAGGTTATGACATCGGTCGCCGTGTTCTGCGCCGGATCGGTAATGTTGCGACATTGCATAAAAAACGGCCTGAACATGCCAGTCTGGCTGTGTTGAAAGCGCCGGATATTCCATCTCTGCTGATTGAAACGGGTTTTATTTCTAACTCGCAGGAAGAACGTTTGTTAGCATCGGCAGATTACCAATCACAATTGGCCAATGCTATTTTTAGCGGCGTACGTGATTACTATGGTCGTAACTTGCCAAGTGGTGGTGGCACGCTGGTGAATTCATCCAGCAAAAAAAATGCTACCTCAGCAAGTGCCGCCGAGTCTGATTCTCATAAACATGTTGTTAAAACCGGTGAAAGTTTATCCGGGCTGGCCGAACAATATCGTGTCAGTAAAAAAGCCCTTCGTAATCGGAATAACCTTAAATCCGATAATTTGCTGATCGGGCAAGTCATCATTATTCCGACGATTTAATATGCCAATTCAAATATTGCCACCTATTTTGGCGAACCAAATCGCTGCCGGTGAAGTGGTAGAGCGCCCTGCATCCGTTATCAAAGAGCTAGTGGAAAACAGCCTAGATGCGGGCGCCACCCGAATTGATGTTGACTTGGAAAAAGGCGGCATCCAGCTCATTCGTATTCGTGATAATGGCAGTGGCATTCCAGGCGCTGAACTGGCGTTAGCACTGGCTCGGCATGCGACTTCAAAAGTGGCAACTCTCGACGATCTTGAACATATCGAAAGTCTTGGGTTTCGAGGGGAAGCATTAGCGTCGATTAGCTCGGTTTCCCGTTTAACGCTGACATCCCGTACTGCAGAGCAAAGCGAAGCCTGGCAAGCTTATGCGGAAGGCCGGGAGATGGATGTCACCATTAAACCAGCGGCACACCCGATCGGTACTACCGTTGAAGTCCTCGATCTGTTTTTCAATACCCCTGCGCGCCGACGTTTCTTGCGTAGCGAAAAAACAGAGTTCGGACATATTGATGAATTGCTACGTCGCTTAGCGCTAAGTCGTTTTGATGTCGCGATCAACTTAAAGCACAACGGTAAATTACTGCGGCAATATCGCCCGGCACAAACCGAGTTATTACAAGAGCAACGCGTCGCACAAGCTTGCGGTAATGAGTTTATGCAAGCCGCTTTGCGTGTTGATAGTGAACATCTTGGCTTGCGCCTGTATGGATGGTTAGCGCCACAGCCACTAACGAATATTGGTGAAGTGCAATACTGTTATGTAAATGGCCGCATGATGCGCGATAAGCTGCTGAATCATGCCATTCGGCAAGCTTATACCGAATACAGTGGTGCATCATTTCAGCCTTCTTATGTGCTCTATTTGCAGTTAGATCCGCGTCAGGTTGATGTGAATGTACATCCATCAAAGCATGAAGT comes from the uncultured Tolumonas sp. genome and includes:
- a CDS encoding N-acetylmuramoyl-L-alanine amidase; translation: MKIRIFLILLAVLAWPAAANQIKQLRISPTKAMVRMVFDLDSQPNYSFTIDTGKNSLIIDFQDITGTPFPVPRTAGCEGFLRSIRRNSLPGNVVQVEFALANGVKPQIFSLAPQANYHHHRLVIDIKPGTLIAKNGVSGNNAGSSVSAPDIAPAKTKDVPSVAVVSRNEVSSPVVTVKTETTRTPVAASKTAVLQAQPPTAKIDKAVAGRVIQLSDLISKEELAAPDSSSAADEPDNSPDTSKAVFPSSGGPFIVAIDAGHGGKDPGAIGPGHTYEKTVTLGIARKLESLINNQPGMHAIMTRSRDNFVELDERSAIARRKNARLLISIHADSGPSNTVRGASVWILSAKRVDKEMDKLLDQQSKHTELLGGAGKVIAETEPNPYLAQTILDLSWDNSRSEGYDIGRRVLRRIGNVATLHKKRPEHASLAVLKAPDIPSLLIETGFISNSQEERLLASADYQSQLANAIFSGVRDYYGRNLPSGGGTLVNSSSKKNATSASAAESDSHKHVVKTGESLSGLAEQYRVSKKALRNRNNLKSDNLLIGQVIIIPTI
- the mutL gene encoding DNA mismatch repair endonuclease MutL, which translates into the protein MPIQILPPILANQIAAGEVVERPASVIKELVENSLDAGATRIDVDLEKGGIQLIRIRDNGSGIPGAELALALARHATSKVATLDDLEHIESLGFRGEALASISSVSRLTLTSRTAEQSEAWQAYAEGREMDVTIKPAAHPIGTTVEVLDLFFNTPARRRFLRSEKTEFGHIDELLRRLALSRFDVAINLKHNGKLLRQYRPAQTELLQEQRVAQACGNEFMQAALRVDSEHLGLRLYGWLAPQPLTNIGEVQYCYVNGRMMRDKLLNHAIRQAYTEYSGASFQPSYVLYLQLDPRQVDVNVHPSKHEVRFHEARQVHDFIVQVIGQALQTAYSAEVTEHVFSGIEEVAPDYPVMPLKPSATSQHQYTAPTGDYSSPSGSQLRAYSTLLHAELPAVSAHSNIEYETSTTTDWPVLRLFRERFLLSAQGDILILADLRAIQHQQWLTQFSGLLNEGLTSQPLLIPQRLPTTQSADWLNEYASWLQKLGLRLTSPKSQQLIIQAVPAILRQTDLVSTVPAILHLLDGYPTVVSQADWHSFISSWLTLPGLIPQHYSKASAQSLWQWMQNHIADWQMNTHLVQHVDITNILEVFSRD